DNA from Xanthomonas hyacinthi:
CGGCCAGAGCAAGCGCACGGTGAACGCGTTGACCTGGCGCATCGGCCTATCGGTGTGCCTGATCCTGCTGGTGATCCTGGGCATCTACACCGGCGTGATCAAGCCGCACGGGCTCGGCCGCTGAGACGCCGGGAGTGGGGAATCGGGAATGGGGAATGGGGAATCGCAAGAGCAGCGCTCCTGCCTTTCCGATTCCCCATTCCCGGCTCCCCATTCCCAGCTCTCAAAGCACATAGACGAACAGGAACAACGCCAGCCACACCACGTCGACGAAGTGCCAGTACCACGCCGCCGCTTCGAAGGCGAAGTGGTTGTCGCGGCTGAAATGCCCGCGCGCCGCGCGCAGCCACATCACCAGCAGCATGATC
Protein-coding regions in this window:
- a CDS encoding twin transmembrane helix small protein; translation: MNDSLKTLLIVAFLLVILWNLGAGLYYLLVDRGQSKRTVNALTWRIGLSVCLILLVILGIYTGVIKPHGLGR